Proteins encoded by one window of Aspergillus puulaauensis MK2 DNA, chromosome 4, nearly complete sequence:
- a CDS encoding uncharacterized protein (COG:S;~EggNog:ENOG410PW80;~InterPro:IPR001611,IPR032675;~PFAM:PF13516;~go_function: GO:0005515 - protein binding [Evidence IEA]) — MGKLNYSARKISGVKAGHVVSKDLKKRMAPGSGSKAAARDPTLEIDLTGKGLTDDGFAEFIDDLISCINCRDAEHPLGLAKVTELHLQNNKLTVQSLLKLGDVIASSGGDLRELDLSRNDIRIVTEEEKTIWKLFLGSFKNCYMLKKLDLAGNPIGAAGLEILARGYIKSDLDFLEADAETIVRQDHGFSTDVQDGEEAALAEETAALKIDVKASWDCKSGCAKKSPSKVGRAARQNGAGSTAVPASKNITFNDLKQYACTRGLRSIPYFILSEIEVKNSSAVHLSRMLATQRSSEQLLEFLPHGKASAIPGLARGDRSIIWKPIDGFTGHAKRLLDVTEAIRQYKSRAQGGSEGNRSDDEDSTDEAAKHKSQNKLELDHTRLTKRVRIESLKHEGLHASEIATVALKMMVVSRALLLEDRDRAVEASEDVAANEEFPVTEEHDVEEQEQEQEEEEEEGHAEEELIVEHSPSSVEFHPQPQYTIPPAFSPYFSKGRFHPGTELFDEEFPALQPVYRPATPKLATPEPENEGCLELNSLRDTTPERSVFGAGNVSGPELGSVRTGRPTGGKGNTRASLSQKGRKSSWRFGLTFNLWRRIIAEAVGANGILDQEQQARILHYASDWDSVAYELTIKGAENHQQIWKFLDTVRCFTYTPLN, encoded by the exons ATGGGAAAGTTGAATTATTCCGCT AGAAAGATCAGCGGCGTCAAAGCTGGCCACGTCGTTTCCAAGGACCTG AAAAAACGAATGGCcccaggctctggctctAAGGCTGCAGCCCGCGATCCAACTCTCGAGATCGACCTCACAGGCAAAGGTCTCACTGATGACGGCTTCGCCGAGTTTATTGACGACCTGATCAGCTGCATCAACTGCCGCGATGCAGAACACCCACTCGGTCTTGCCAAGGTCACTGAGCTCCATCTTCAAAACAACAAGCTCACCGTGCAGTCCCTCCTCAAGCTAGGAGACGTCATTGCCAGCAGCGGTGGTGACCTTCGTGAGCTTGATCTTTCACGCAATGACATCCGCATTGTCAccgaagaggagaagaccATTTGGAAGTTGTTTCTGGGTTCTTTTAAGAACTGCTACATGCTCAAGAAACTTGATTTGGCTGGTAATCCGATTGGGGCTGCTGGCTTGGAAATCCTTGCTCGTGGTTACATCAAAAGTGACCTTGATTTCCTTGAGGCGGACGCAGAGACGATCGTTCGTCAGGACCACGGTTTCTCCACCGATGTGCaagacggcgaggaagcgGCGCTTGCGGAGGAAACTGCGGCACTGAAGATCGATGTGAAGGCTAGTTGGGATTGCAAAAGCGGCTGTGCGAAGAAATCCCCAAGCAAGGTTGGCAGAGCGGCTCGTCAAAATG GTGCTGGATCCACCGCAGTACCAGCCAGCAAGAACATCACCTTCAATGATCTGAAGCAATACGCATGTACTCGAGGACTCCGTTCCATCCCATACTTCATATTATCAGAAATCGAAGTCAAGAATAGCAGTGCGGTGCATCTATCTCGAATGCTCGCCACACAGCGCTCTTCTGAACAACTCTTGGAGTTCCTTCCTCATGGCAAAGCGTCTGCCATTCCTGGGTTGGCTAGAGGAGACAGGAGTATCATCTGGAAACCCATTGATGGGTTCACGGGTCACGCTAAGCGCCTCCTCGATGTGACTGAGGCGATTCGTCAATATAAATCTAGGGCCCAGGGTGGTTCGGAGGGCAACAGATCTGACGATGAAGACTCGACTGACGAGGCCGCAAAGCATAAGTCGCAAAACAAATTAGAGCTCGATCACACCAGACTTACCAAGCGTGTGCGCATTGAATCTCTTAAGCATGAGGGCCTTCACGCTAGTGAGATTGCCACCGTTgcgctgaagatgatggtagTTTCTCGGGCACTTCTCTTGGAAGATAGGGACCGCGCAGTTGAAGCATCCGAGGATGTGGCAGCTAATGAAGAATTTCCCGTCACCGAGGAACATGATGtggaagagcaagaacaagagcaagaggaagaggaagaggaaggacaCGCAGAAGAAGAGTTGATCGTTGAGCACTCTCCATCATCCGTGGAATTCCACCCACAACCTCAGTACACAATTCCTCCGGCTTTCTCCCCATATTTCTCTAAGGGCCGTTTTCACCCGGGAACTGAGCTATTTGACGAAGAGTTTCCTGCTCTCCAGCCGGTTTATCGACCGGCCACACCCAAGTTAGCAACTCCAGAGCCCGAGAACGAGGGATGCCTCGAGCTAAACTCTCTGCGCGACACTACTCCCGAGCGTTCTGTTTTCGGAGCTGGAAATGTATCTGGCCCTGAACTTGGCTCTGTCCGAACTGGTCGCCCCACTGGTGGCAAGGGTAACACGCGTGCCAGTCTTTCTCAAAAAGGACGCAAGTCAAGCTGGCGATTCGGGTTGACTTTCAACCTCTGGCGCCGCATTATTGCCGAAGCGGTCGGTGCGAATGGTATCCTGGATCAAGAACAGCAGGCTCGCATCCTTCATTATGCTTCTGATTGGGATTCCGTGGCATACGAACTGACAATCAAGGGGGCAGAGAATCACCAGCAGATCTGGAAATTCTTGGATACGGTTCGCTGCTTCACTTACACGCCTCTGAATTGA
- the MER3 gene encoding putative DEAD/DEAH box DNA helicase (Mer3) (COG:A;~EggNog:ENOG410PFEF;~InterPro:IPR004179,IPR027417,IPR036390,IPR001650, IPR014001,IPR011545;~PFAM:PF02889,PF04851,PF00270;~go_function: GO:0003676 - nucleic acid binding [Evidence IEA];~go_function: GO:0005524 - ATP binding [Evidence IEA]): MRRRVNKPFSIPRQTGAEGPLEFPKSPQPHSNGVIDEKLIQGSQVLSSSSSLFHKSYRQENGTLSYQPGSTIQLPALSTLIQQDEVFEDEDVQLDAFDLELLAQSDGKANNHQQPLISSYHRQVEQPKQVSRFFNGPHVTPHRSIPSSSSDIDTREVSSPLARIQSGRTTGGFRETDRDLGGTLGLNRAPQVHSIGVEKRYVEPSTDFPTSHHDPSNPFQDIPVSVRGIVLLSVRELPDNYRSLFHFPVFNAVQSKCFQAIYRSDDNVVLAAPTGSGKTVIMELAICRLLNTLKDEQFKVVYQAPTKSLCSERFRDWSRKFQLLGLQCAELTGDTDHSQLRNVQNSQIIITTPEKWDSMTRKWKDHVRLMQLVKLFLIDEVHTLKEARGATLEAVVSRMKTIGSNVRFVALSATIPNSEDIATWLGKNATSQHVPAHREHFGEEFRPVKLQKFVYGYQSHGNDFAFDKLLNSKLADVIGTHSAKKPIMIFCCTRNSAVTTAKELARLWSTSNHPARLWKGPSKPMQVCNTDLKTTTAAGVAFHHAGLEPADRHQVENGYIEGKISLVCCTSTLAVGVNLPCHLVIIKNTVGWQDGCCQEYSDLEVMQMLGRAGRPQFDDTATAVILTRKERVHHYEKLVSGSESLESCLHLNLIDHLNAEIGLGNVTSLDSATTWLAGTFLFVRLRRNPMDYKLKESANRDDEDEMLRQICEKDIKLLQECDLVASNTLKSTPFGDAMARYYVRFETMKTLLALKSQSGVAEILAAISQAEEFRDVRLKAGEKSVYKEINRSSDLAYPINVDIALPAHKISLLIQSELGAIEFPTNEQFQKHKFTFQQDKNFVFSHVNRLIRCVIDCQVHLGDSVTIRNALELARSLTAKVWDGSPLQMKQIEQIGVVAVRKLVAAGIDSIEALEDTEPHCIDMALSKNPPFGVKVRGRLAEFPKLRVSVKIMGKDVKPGRFVSVRFKVEIAFMNEKCPSFFQRRPVYVCFIAETSDGRLIDFRRLSAAKLQKNHEISLSGELKQHGQYIICHVMCDEIAGTSRCATLRPDLPKSCFPKQPEHEEIPITEPCNNESSNKLKRFDTDDLLFGEWLGSEILDDWNDGEAGPQPSVPSKGTMYQKITSQSEDTKSSAAAKANASVDRELGKLDNGKWACNHKCKDKTSCKHYCCREGLSNPPKATRKKSDGAYQDTAGSNQLTLSASISKSDPKSVKQQKKVKNSQQSSQLKTPSTDNPISLIADSSSDYGDESFDDLPSPSEFFGNAISSLDRDSQKAPGISKTPHELGDDWIDADEVSFRGRPTLESPSANYGFAKTCLVDLVSPEPQKLCSMPPQSDGLGGQKRKLADRSNTTNDDNKRAKNRGEPDGIETDLPRKGEKELTEGNEAENSQMCDVPVASSIPTGWEGIDPALLDDFKDIIDFF; this comes from the exons ATGAGACGAAGAGTCAACAAACCCTTCTCCATACCCCGCCAGACCGGGGCAGAAGGGCCGCTTGAGTTTCCAAAATCTCCCCAACCACACTCCAACGGCGTGATTGACGAGAAACTCATCCAGGGATCACAAGTAttgtcatcgtcgtcctccctTTTTCATAAATCTTATAGGCAGGAAAATGGAACCTTGTCATATCAGCCCGGTTCCACTATTCAATTACCTGCTCTGTCAACGCTCATACAGCAGGATGAGGTgtttgaggacgaggatgtaCAACTTGATGCTTTTG ACCTTGAACTGCTTGCCCAGTCGGATGGGAAAGCGAATAATCATCAGCAACCGTTGATTTCTTCGTATCACCGACAAGTGGAACAGCCGAAACAGGTTTCTCGTTTCTTCAATG GCCCGCATGTCACGCCCCATCGAAGTATACCCTCGAGTTCGTCTGATATCGATACAAGGGAAGTTTCGAGCCCATTAGCGCGGATTCAGAGTGGAAGGACGACTGGAGGATTTCGAGAAACCGATCGGGATCTTGGTGGGACGTTGGGACTAAACAGGGCTCCTCAAGTACATTCCATTGGAGTGGAGAAGCGATATGTCGAGCCTAGTACTGATTTTCCAACCTCACACCATGACCCGAGCAACCCGTTTCAAGATATACCTGTCTCTGTTCGAGGTATTGTACTCTTGTCGGTCCGTGAACTACCGGACAATTATCGCTCGCTGTTCCATTTCCCTGTTTTCAACGCCGTGCAGTCCAAGTGCTTCCAGGCTATCTACAGAAGCGATGACAACGTAGTGCTAGCTGCCCCAACTGGGAGCGGTAAGACGGTCATTATGGAGCTGGCGATTTGCCGCCTGCTGAATACCCTGAAAGACGAGCAATTCAAAGTCGTTTACCAGGCCCCGACAAAGTCTCTTTGTTCTGAGAGGTTTCGTGACTGGAGTCGAAAATTCCAACTACTTGGGCTCCAGTGTGCCGAGCTCACGGGCGATACGGATCATTCCCAGCTAAGAAATGTCCAGAATAGCCAGATTATCATAACCACTCCAGAGAAGTGGGACAGCATGACACGGAAGTGGAAGGATCATGTCCGGCTTATGCAGCTCgtcaagctcttcctcattgaCGAAGTTCATACACTCAAAGAAGCTCGCGGCGCTACTTTGGAAGCGGTTGTATCCCGAATGAAAACCATTGGGTCCAATGTACGCTTTGTTGCATTAAGCGCCACTATCCCGAACTCTGAAGACATTGCGACCTGGTTAGGTAAGAATGCCACTAGCCAGCACGTTCCGGCACATAGAGAGCACTTCGGCGAGGAGTTTCGTCCGGTGAAGCTGCAGAAATTTGTTTATGGATATCAGTCTCATGGTAATGACTTTGCGTTCGACAAACTGCTTAACTCCAA ACTTGCTGATGTCATTGGCACACATtcggcgaagaagcccatCATGATATTTTGTTGTACCAGGAATTCTGCAGTCACTACGGCAAAGGAACTTGCACGGTTGTGGTCTACGTCTAACCACCCAGCGCGGCTATGGAAGGGACCAAGTAAGCCGATGCAGGTTTGCAACACTGATCTAAAGA CGACAacagctgctggtgttgcaTTTCACCATGCCGGCCTTGAACCTGCAGACCGACACCAAGTCGAGAACGGATACATCGAAGGCAAAATAAGCCTTGTATGTTGTACTTCAACTCTCGCTGTCGGCGTCAATCTCCCCTGCCATCTAGTCATTATCAAAAACACTGTAGGATGGCAAGACGGTTGCTGCCAGGAGTACTCGGACCTTGAAGTAATGCAGATGCTCGGTCGTGCCGGCCGACCACAATTTGACGACACCGCAACTGCGGTAATTCTGACCAGAAAGGAACGAGTCCATCACTATGAAAAGCTAGTATCTGGATCTGAGAGTCTCGAGAGCTGCCTGCACCTAAACTTGATTGACCACCTGAATGCCGAGATAGGGCTCGGCAATGTAACCAGTCTAGATTCAGCTACTACCTGGCTAGCGGGTACCTTCTTGTTTGTCAGACTAAGGAGGAACCCGATGGACTATAAACTCAAGGAGAGCGCCAACCgggacgacgaagacgagatgCTTCGCCAGATTTGCGAAAAGGATATCAAGTTACTCCAGGAATGTGACCTAGTCGCGTCCAACACCCTCAAGTCCACGCCATTTGGAGATGCCATGGCAAGGTATTATGTACGATTCGAGACGATGAAAACGCTCCTTGCGTTGAAGTCGCAGTCAGGTGTGGCGGAGATT CTTGCAGCTATATCCCAGGCCGAAGAATTCCGCGACGTACGACTCAAGGCAGGAGAGAAGTCGGTGTATAAGGAGATAAACCGCTCAAGTGACCTCGCCTACCCTATTAATGTCGACATCGCGCTCCCAGCTCACAAGATATCCCTCCTTATCCAGTCCGAACTGGGTGCTATTGAGTTTCCGACTAACGAGCAGTTCCAGAAACACAAGTTCACTTTTCAGCAGGACAAAAACTTTGTATTCTCCCATGTTAATCGTCTGATTCGATGTGTGATTGACTGCCAGGTTCACCTGGGAGATTCGGTAACTATCCGAAATGCGTTGGAACTCGCCAGGAGTTTAACAGCAAAGGTTTGGGATGGTTCACCCCTTCAGATGAAGCAAATTGAGCAgattggtgttgttgcggtGAGGAAGTTAGTGGCAGCTGGAATTGATAGTATAGAAGCCCTGGAAGACACCGAGCCGCACTGCATCGACATGGCGCTGAGCAAGAATCCGCCGTTTGGAGTGAAAGTGCGGGGTCGTCTTGCGGAATTCCCAAAGCTACGAGTATCGGTGAAGATTATGGGCAAG GACGTCAAGCCAGGCCGTTTTGTCTCAGTGCGCTTTAAAGTGGAGATCGCATTCATGAACGAGAAGTGTCCGAGTTTCTTCCAGAGGCGGCCGGTTTATGTTTGTTTCATTGCAGAGACTTCTGACGGCCGACTAATTGACTTTCGACGTTTAAG TGCAGCCAAGCTCCAGAAGAACCATGAGATATCTTTAAGCGGAGAACTGAAGCAACATGGCCAATACATAATTTGTCATGTTATGTGTGATGAAATTG CGGGAACCTCACGTTGTGCGACGTTGAGACCGGATCTCCCAAAGTCGTGCTTTCCCAAACAGCCCGAGCATGAGGAAATTCCGATTACAGAGCCTTGCAACAATGAATCATCCAATAAGCTTAAACGGTTCGATACTGATGACTTGTTATTCGGAGAGTGGTTAGGCTCAG AGATATTAGATGACTGGAATGATGGGGAAGCAGGGCCCCAACCATCAGTACCCTCTAAAGGCACAATGTACCAGAAAATAACATCACAGAGCGAAGACACCAAGTCAAGTGCAGCGGCAAAGGCAAATGCCAGCGTCGATCGGGAACTCGGAAAGCTGGATAACGGCAAATGGGCATGCAATCATAAGTGTAAAGACAAAACATC GTGCAAGCATTACTGTTGTCGCGAGGGCTTGAGCAATCCCCCAAAGGCCACTAGAAAGAAGTCTGACGGGGCTTATCAAGACACAGCAGGATCGAACCAGCTGACATTGTCAGCAAGTATATCAAAGAGTGATCCGAAATCTGTTAAGCAACAGAAAAAAGTGAAGAACAGCCAGCAGTCATCCCAGCTGAAGACTCCTAGCACGGATAACCCTATCTCCCTTATCGCGGATTCCTCGAGCGACTATGGTGACGAGAGCTTCGACGACTTGCCCTCACCGTCTGAATTCTTCGGAAATGCCATCAGCTCGTTGGATCGTGATTCTCAAAAAGCGCCGGGTATCTCCAAGACCCCTCATGAGCTCGGAGACGACTGGATCGATGCTGATGAGGTCTCGTTCCGGGGGCGTCCGACCTTGGAGTCACCTTCGGCAAATTATGGCTTTGCTAAGACTTGTCTAGTAGATCTTGTAAGCCCTGAGCCGCAGAAATTGTGTTCCATGCCTCCGCAATCCGACGGCTTGGGGGGACAGAAGCGAAAGCTGGCTGACAggagcaacaccaccaatgACGACAACAAGAGAGCAAAGAACCGTGGGGAGCCAGACGGTATTGAAACAGATTTGCCCagaaaaggagagaaagagctTACAGAAGGGAACGAGGCTGAAAACTCGCAGATGTGTGACGTACCTGTTGCTTCTTCTATACCAACGGGCTGGGAAGGAATTGACCCAGCCCTGCTGGACGATTTCAAAGACATAATTGATTTCTTTTAA
- a CDS encoding putative UDP-galactose transporter (COG:G;~EggNog:ENOG410PJIB;~InterPro:IPR007271;~PFAM:PF04142;~TransMembrane:11 (o20-39i51-74o80-98i105-123o135-152i159-176o233-253i273-291o303-323i335-352o358-374i);~go_component: GO:0000139 - Golgi membrane [Evidence IEA];~go_component: GO:0016021 - integral component of membrane [Evidence IEA];~go_function: GO:0015165 - pyrimidine nucleotide-sugar transmembrane transporter activity [Evidence IEA];~go_process: GO:0090481 - pyrimidine nucleotide-sugar transmembrane transport [Evidence IEA]): MGESVQRRSSGPGAGASWKHASWVLLTVQYTTFVLLVHYSRMMPPTGGKRYLTSTAVLFNEIVKLAVSLTLALYEVSKSAPPSVPATSLLSTLAAAVFSGDSWKLAIPASLYTLANSLQYIALSNLPAATFQASYQLKIIVSSVFGVALLGRSIPLRKWAFILLLLGGVALVLIPISSSEELLLENAAKHFDFPRSLEEWKSVKQGQNLHKRSATYEGIEEDILTATPSMDRAVGILATLGSCAASGLSGVYFEKVVRDSAHSTSLWVRNVQIAVYSIFPALFIGVIFLDGEKIASGGVFDGYNWVVWSTIIVQAIGGIAAPFFAGPAFADSRNVASATTIILTSLGSIWLFEFEPTMTYLFGTFAVLVATYLCELPSSDAKRPPPIRIGRYEKESMSDETSPASSSPKEISIKLPSTPFLNAGVSTSRPTSPGVARSGASRSASGGYF, from the exons ATGGGGGAAAGTGTCCAACGACGGTCGTCTGGGCCGGGGGCCGGGGCGAGTTGGAAGCACGCTTCTTGGGTACTG TTGACGGTGCAATACACAACATTTGTGCTC TTGGTACACTACTCTCGAATGATGCCGCCCACTGGTGGCAAGCGCTATCTCACATCGACCGCTGTTCTCTTTAACGAGATTGTGAAACTCGCCGTTTCCCTGACCCTGGCGTTATACGAAGTTTCGAAATCGGCACCTCCCTCCGTGCCCGCCACTTCGCTCCTCTCTACCCTCGCTGCGGCCGTGTTTTCCGGCGATAGTTGGAAATTGGCCATCCCGGCTTCTCTTTATACTTTGGCGAACTCGTTGCAATATATTGCGCTCTCGAACCTGCCGGCAGCGACTTTCCAGGCGTCGTACCAGTTGAAGATCATCGTCAGCTCTGTGTTTGGTGTTGCATTGCTGGGCAGGAGTATTCCATTGCGGAAGTGGGCGTTTATACTCTTGCTTCTAGGAGGTGTTGCTCTCGTTCTTATTCCCATTAGTAGCTCTGAGGAGCTTTTGCTTGAGAATGCGGCGAAGCACTTCGATTTCCCTCGGTCtttggaggagtggaagtCAGTCAAGCAGGGACAGAATTTGCATAAGCGCTCCGCTACTTATGAGGGCATTGAGGAAGATATCCTGACCGCAACCCCGTCCATGGACCGTGCTGTTGGCATTCTCGCTACGCTTGGGTCTTGTGCAGCTTCTGGTCTCTCCGGGGTATACTTTGAAAAAGTGGTGCGGGATAGTGCGCATTCCACATCCCTCTGGGTCCGCAACGTGCAGATTGCGGTCTACTCGATCTTCCCTGCGCTGTTTATTGGTGTGATTTTCCTAGATGGTGAGAAGATTGCCAGTGGCGGGGTTTTTGACGGTTACAACTGGGTGGTTTGGAGTACGATTATTGTGCAAGCCATTGGAGGGATTGCAGCCCCGTTCTTTGCTGGACCGGCATTTGCAGATTCTAGGAATGTTGCGTCGGCTACTACGATAATCCTGACGTCGCTGGGTAGCATTTGGCTTTTCGAATTTGAACCAACTATGACT TATCTCTTTGGTACCTTTGCGGTCCTTGTGGCTACTTATCTCTGTGAGCTTCCAAGCTCAGATGCTAAGCGTCCACCTCCAATTCGCATCGGGCGTTacgaaaaagaaagcatgaGCGACGAAActtctcctgcttcttcgtctcccAAGGAGATCTCAATTAAGCTTCCGTCAACGCCCTTTTTGAATGCGGGCGTCTCAACCTCAAGGCCCACATCACCCGGCGTTGCCAGGTCGGGGGCCTCGCGATCTGCAAGTGGGGGTTACTTCTAA